In one Gossypium hirsutum isolate 1008001.06 chromosome D09, Gossypium_hirsutum_v2.1, whole genome shotgun sequence genomic region, the following are encoded:
- the LOC107890876 gene encoding F-box/kelch-repeat protein At2g44130 — protein MKTFEFSTELLPGLPEELGLECLSRLPYTAYRLASRVCHRWRELLQSLDFYYHRKRLGYTQKLACLLLVFNSGIQNGPKNPGVSVSSSYGIAVFDSVSQSWDRLAPVPRYLNGLPLFCQLASCEGKLVVMGGWDPVMYDPVTDVFIYDFVTQQWRQGKDMPSKRSFFAIGACGGRVFVAGGHDENKNASRTAWVYDLRTDEWAELGELSQERDECEGVVIGEEEFWVVSGYRTESQGQFDGSADVYGFKSEQWRRVEGVWEPGRCPRSCVGIGEDGKLLNWAEINPGVRVRACGGRHLVTGSEYGCGALGFYTVETKEGQNSKMENISVPNEFSEFVHAACYAEI, from the coding sequence ATGAAGACATTTGAGTTTTCAACCGAGTTGCTTCCGGGTTTACCTGAAGAACTTGGTCTTGAGTGCTTATCTCGGCTACCCTACACAGCTTACAGACTCGCCTCCCGAGTTTGTCATCGATGGCGGGAATTGCTCCAAAGCCTAGATTTTTATTATCACCGAAAAAGGTTAGGCTACACCCAGAAACTCGCTTGCTTGCTTCTAGTCTTTAATAGTGGAATCCAGAATGGACCTAAAAACCCGGGTGTATCTGTATCATCGAGTTATGGAATTGCTGTGTTCGACTCGGTGAGTCAGAGTTGGGATAGACTCGCCCCGGTTCCCAGGTACCTAAACGGGTTGCCTTTGTTTTGCCAATTAGCAAGCTGTGAAGGTAAGCTTGTGGTGATGGGCGGGTGGGACCCGGTGATGTACGATCCTGTTACTGATGTGTTCATCTACGATTTCGTGACTCAGCAATGGAGACAAGGGAAGGATATGCCTTCAAAAAGATCCTTCTTTGCAATCGGGGCATGTGGAGGTCGGGTTTTTGTTGCGGGCGGGCATGACGAGAACAAGAATGCGTCAAGAACCGCTTGGGTTTACGATCTGAGAACGGACGAGTGGGCTGAGTTGGGGGAGTTGAGTCAAGAGCGAGACGAATGTGAAGGTGTAGTGATTGGGGAAGAGGAGTTCTGGGTGGTGAGTGGATACAGAACGGAGAGCCAAGGTCAATTTGATGGGAGCGCTGACGTGTACGGGTTCAAGTCGGAACAATGGAGACGGGTGGAAGGGGTTTGGGAACCGGGTCGATGCCCAAGATCGTGTGTGGGGATAGGGGAAGATGGGAAATTGCTGAATTGGGCAGAGATCAACCCGGGCGTTCGGGTCAGAGCATGTGGAGGGAGGCATTTGGTTACCGGGTCGGAGTATGGATGTGGTGCGCTTGGGTTTTACACGGTGGAAACGAAGGAAGGGCAAAACAGTAAAATGGAGAATATCAGTGTGCCTAATGAGTTCTCGGAGTTTGTTCACGCAGCCTGCTATGCAGAAATCTAA
- the LOC107890871 gene encoding putative pentatricopeptide repeat-containing protein At1g26500 codes for MLIRRLKTLLQPLSDPHLRLIATESTQNQLCNPSNCLNPITPINQPTLLKVCTILYQQQNSPDSRLHSSLSSYNPSFNPEFFLQVCNTFLYSCRPIYRFFLYTQKVHHFTHNSVTFNKMLDVAGKSKNIDIFWETCQEMGKLGLVNDKTFRIALKTLALARELKKCVGFFHLMNVFGVGYKLETLNTVVESLYKDKLVEEAKFVTFKLKECVEPNGVTYKWLIWGFCDLGNLIEASKIWNLMVDEGFEPDAEVVETMMEALFKTNKYDEAMKVFQMTRVKRMHDLGLSSYRLVIKWTCKRGKIEQANGMFEEMCQRGIQADNLTLASIIYGLLTRGRIREAYRIVEGIENPDISIYHGLIKGLLRLRKASEATQVFREMIKRGCELIMHTYIMLLQGHLGKKGRKGHDPLVNFDSIFVG; via the coding sequence atgttGATAAGAAGATTAAAAACCCTGCTTCAACCATTGTCTGATCCTCACCTCCGTCTCATAGCCACCGAGTCAACTCAAAATCAACTCTGCAACCCATCTAACTGTCTCAATCCCATAACTCCAATCAACCAACCCACTCTTCTGAAAGTCTGTACCATCCTCTACCAACAGCAAAACTCACCTGACTCACGCCTCCACTCATCCCTCTCTTCTTACAATCCTTCTTTCAACCCTGAATTCTTCCTTCAAGTTTGCAACACTTTCCTATACTCCTGTCGCCCCATCTACCGATTCTTCCTCTACACCCAAAAAGTCCATCACTTCACTCACAACTCCGTCACCTTCAACAAAATGTTGGATGTCGCCGGAAAATCCAAAAACATTGACATTTTCTGGGAAACTTGTCAGGAGATGGGAAAACTTGGTTTGGTCAATGATAAGACCTTTAGGATAGCTTTAAAGACCCTAGCATTAGCTAGGGAGTTGAAGAAATGTGTGGgttttttccatttgatgaatgtGTTTGGGGTTGGATACAAGTTGGAGACTTTAAATACAGTGGTGGAAAGTTTATACAAGGATAAGCTTGTGGAAGAGGCAAAGTTTGTTACTTTCAAGTTGAAAGAGTGCGTTGAGCCAAATGGGGTTACTTATAAGTGGTTGATATGGGGGTTTTGTGATCTGGGTAATTTGATTGAGGCCTCAAAAATTTGGAACCTAATGGTGGATGAAGGGTTTGAGCCTGATGCTGAGGTTGTGGAGACAATGATGGAGGCACTTTTTAAGACTAATAAATATGATGAAGCAATGAAGGTTTTCCAAATGACGAGAGTTAAGAGAATGCATGATTTGGGGCTTTCAAGTTATAGGCTTGTGATCAAGTGGACGTGTAAGAGAGGCAAGATCGAGCAAGCCAATGGAATGTTTGAGGAAATGTGCCAAAGAGGGATCCAAGCTGATAATTTGACCTTGGCTTCGATTATTTACGGGCTTTTAACAAGAGGGAGGATTAGAGAGGCTTATAGGATTGTGGAAGGAATTGAGAATCCGGATATCAGCATTTACCATGGACTAATAAAGGGGCTTTTGAGGTTGAGGAAGGCAAGTGAAGCAACACAAGTGTTTAGAGAGATGATAAAGAGAGGGTGTGAGCTTATAATGCATACATATATCATGTTACTGCAAGGTCATTTGGGAAAGAAAGGGAGGAAAGGACATGATCCATTGGTGAATTTTGACTCAATATTTGTTGGGTGA